One window of the Rosa rugosa chromosome 3, drRosRugo1.1, whole genome shotgun sequence genome contains the following:
- the LOC133736893 gene encoding B-box zinc finger protein 21-like, translating to MKIQCDVCNKDDASVFCTADEAALCDGCDHRVHHANKLASKHQRFSLIHPSSSKESPLCDICQERQAFLFCQQDRAILCRECDGSIHSVNEHTQKHNRYLFTGVKLSATSTVYASSDSAAVTDLKPQPLINKKPISVSSAISSPPSVPKISTSTSNSTKSGGNLLPYDGVGSMSSISEYLTETLPGWHVEDLLDFSSNHPFGFCKADNGALPFFDDDIESNLSSFSSENMGIWVPQAPNPSLQHSQMGFKETTKEATNMNTIKANYNNNYRSMWNDDCFTVPQISPPSGGSKRSRPF from the exons ATGAAGATCCAGTGTGACGTGTGCAACAAGGACGACGCGTCGGTGTTCTGCACCGCCGACGAGGCAGCTCTCTGCGACGGCTGCGACCACCGTGTCCACCACGCCAACAAGCTCGCGTCCAAACACCAACGCTTCTCGCTCATCCACCCCTCCTCTTCTAAAGAGTCCCCTCTCTGCGACATCTGTCAG GAGAGACAAGCTTTCTTGTTCTGTCAGCAGGACAGAGCAATTTTATGTAGAGAGTGTGACGGTTCGATTCACTCTGTGAACGAACATACTCAGAAGCATAATCGGTATCTTTTCACAGGGGTCAAGCTCTCTGCTACCTCAACAGTTTACGCATCTTCTGATTCTGCTGCGGTTACTGATCTCAAGCCTCAGCCTTTGATCAATAAGAAGCCTATTtcagtctcctctgctatttcAAGTCCACCTTCAGTTCCTAAGATTTCAACTAGTACTAGTAACAGCACTAAAAGTGGTGGAAATTTGCTACCATACGATGGGGTTGGATCAATGAGTAGCATATCAGAGTACTTGACCGAGACTCTTCCGGGTTGGCACgttgaagaccttcttgatttTTCGTCTAACCATCCCTTTGGTTTCTGTAAG GCTGACAATGGAGCTTTACCCTTTTTCGATGATGATATCGAAAGCAATCTGAGCTCTTTCTCGTCAGAAAACATGGGGATTTGGGTCCCTCAAGCACCAAATCCTTCTCTGCAACATTCACAAATGGGGTTCAAAGAGACCACAAAGGAGGCTACAAATATGAACACGATCAAAGCCAACTATAACAACAATTACAGATCAATGTGGAACGACGATTGCTTCACAGTTCCTCAGATTAGTCCTCCATCTGGTGGCTCCAAGAGGTCTAGGCCTTTTTGA
- the LOC133735853 gene encoding uncharacterized protein LOC133735853 isoform X1: MKIYRFAKLKPLLPLPNSNLLRFRCCVTVKPEAAPVMEAKGVLTQTQRYAAGALFALALHQTQIHQTRPLNALLPLEEETIGDGASVGRTISVSDDPGNWIHESSGLLYPVLRFLGVEDKSWKGLKETAGSSSQVRHHVGAFLTLLKEGADEVASAEKTEKEVALTKTVDTMVRSEESADAHAVDRSENYEYEAKCREKFSNTETEIASEVSDKAYEAPKRTVSVISTEIKDPNESKRLEVPVEEGRRLSYEKKITVLYAILSACVAHNSESGDKVRNGYDARHRVALRLLATWLGVEWLKVEVMETMVACSFMASLKEVVNKEKTEGVDGEKKQNDDTSVEKWKRGGLIGAAALTGGTLMAITGGLAAPAIAQGLSALAPVLGGIVPAIGATGFAAAATATGSVTGSLAVAASFGAAGAGLTGTKMARRIGNIEEFEFKAVEGTYNQGRLAVGIVVSGLVFEDEDFMRPWEGYNDHLERYALWWESKNLVALSTAIQDWLTSRIALELMKEGAMLTVLNTLVAAFAMPATLVTASDLIDSKWAIAVDRSDKAGKMLAEVLLKGLQGNRPVTLIGFSLGGRVIFKCLECLAESEGNNAGLVERVVLLGAPVSIEDENWEDARKMVAGRFVNAFSTNDWTLGVAFRASLLSQGLAGIQAVNVPGIENVDVTQFVEGHSSYLWKTKQILELLELESYYPVFRKENTEDNTPQEQNSSAGT, from the exons ATGAAAATCTATAGGTTCGCTAAATTGAAACCCCTACTTCCGTTACCGAATTCTAACCTCTTGCGTTTTCGATGCTGTGTGACCGTTAAACCCGAAGCAGCGCCGGTTATGGAGGCCAAGGGAGTACTCACACAGACTCAGAGATACGCCGCCGGAGCTCTGTTTGCGCTGGCGCTTCACCAGACTCAGATCCACCAGACTCGGCCGTTGAATGCTTTGCTCCCTCTTGAGGAGGAGACGATCGGGGATGGTGCCAGCGTTGGCAGGACCATTTCGGTTTCGGATGATCCCGGCAATTGGATCCACGAGAGTTCTGGTTTGCTTTATCCTGTTCTCAG GTTTCTAGGAGTGGAGGACAAATCGTGGAAGGGGCTGAAGGAAACTGCAGGATCTTCTTCACAAGTTAGGCATCATGTAGGAGCG TTCTTGACCTTACTAAAGGAGGGAGCTGATGAGGTGGCTTCTGCTGAGAAAACTGAGAAGGAAGTTGCTCTGACAAAAACTGTTGATACCATGGTTCGTAGTGAGGAAAGCGCCGATGCTCATGCAGTGGATAGGAGTGAGAATTATGAATATGAAGCTAAATGTCGTGAAAAATTTTCCAATACTGAAACGGAAATAGCGTCTGAGGTCTCTGACAAGGCTTATGAGGCCCCAAAGAGGACAGTTTCTGTGATATCCACTGAAATAAAAGATCCAAATGAATCTAAACGCCTTGAGGTGCCTGTTGAAGAGGGAAGGCGGCTCAGTTATGAGAAGAAAATAACAGTTCTTTATGCAATTCTGTCAGCCTGTGTGGCACACAATAGTGAAAGTGGCGATAAAGTAAGGAACGGTTATGATGCTCGACACCGCGTCGCATTGAGGTTGCTGGCAACTTGGCTTGGGGTTGAATGGCTGAAAGTG GAAGTTATGGAGACGATGGTTGCTTGTTCTTTCATGGCTTCGTTAAAAGAGGTTGTTAATAAAGAGAAGACAGAAGGTGTTGATggagagaaaaaacaaaatgatgatACCTCAGTGGAAAAATGGAAACGGGGAGGTCTAATTGGTGCAGCTGCTTTAACAGGAGGAACTTTGATGGCTATCACTGGTG GTCTAGCTGCTCCTGCAATTGCGCAGGGATTGAGTGCTCTAGCTCCTGTATTGGGTGGCATTGTTCCTGCAATAGGAGCAACTGGCTTCGCTGCTGCAGCAACTGCCACGGGGTCTGTTACTGGTTCTCTTGCTGTTGCTGCATCATTTGGAG CTGCTGGGGCTGGACTTACGGGAACTAAAATGGCTAGAAGAATCGGCAACATTGAAGAATTTGAGTTCAAAGCAGTTGAAGGAACTTATAACCAAGGA CGGCTAGCAGTGGGAATAGTGGTTTCAGGACTTGTTTTTGAGGATGAAGATTTTATGAGGCCTTGGGAAGGCTACAATGACCACTTGGAGAG GTATGCACTGTGGTGGGAGTCTAAGAATTTGGTTGCATTGAGCACTGCAATTCAAGACTGGCTTACTTCAA GAATTGCCCTCGAGTTGATGAAAGAAGGTGCCATGCTGACTGTATTAAACACACTAGTAGCAGCGTTCGCTATGCCAGCAACCTTGGTTACTGCATCTGATCTTATAGATAGCAAATGGGCGATTGCAGTTGACAG ATCAGATAAAGCTGGGAAGATGCTTGCTGAAGTATTGTTGAAGGGACTGCAAGGCAACAG GCCTGTGACGCTCATAGGATTCTCACTTGGGGGCAGAGTGATTTTTAAATGTCTAGAATGTTTAGCTGAATCAGAAGGGAACAATG CTGGTCTGGTAGAAAGGGTTGTCCTGCTTGGAGCACCAGTGTCAATTGAAGATGAAAATTGGGAAGATGCACGGAAG ATGGTGGCAGGGAGATTTGTGAATGCTTTTTCTACAAATGATTGGACACTAGGAGTTGCCTTTCGTGCAAG TTTGCTATCTCAAGGTTTGGCTGGAATTCAAGCTGTCAATGTTCCTGGCATCGAAAAT GTTGATGTAACGCAATTTGTAGAAGGCCACTCATCCTATCTTTGGAAGACGAAACAGATCTTGGAGCTGCTTGAACTTGAGTCTTACTACCCtgttttcagaaaagaaaatacaGAAGATAACACACCCCAGGAACAAAACAGCTCGGCTGGCACATAG
- the LOC133738249 gene encoding SH3 domain-containing protein 2-like — protein sequence MEAIRKIRDQVAKQQQAVFKQFAGGIYGSSDNVVADETELQQHQKLEKLFISTRAGKHYQRDIVRGVESYIITGSKLVEIGTKLSEDSRKYGAEKTCTTGNTLSRAALSFGRARAQMEKECGILLKALGTQVAEPLRAMVVGAPLEDARHLAQRYSRMRQEAEAQAIDVSRRQVKVRESAGNVDIIMKLEAAEAKLQELKSNVAILGKEAAAAMAAVEGQQQRLTLQRLIAMVEAERNYHQTVLQILDRLEGEMLSEHQRIEASPSPAAENTMPPPPSYEEVNHDFSPETHDDLTDIRDYFLGEAMYTFQGVTDVELSLSFGDYVVVRKVSNNGWAEGESKGKAGWFPFNYIERRERVHASKVAAVF from the exons ATGGAAGCAATCAGGAAGATAAGAGATCAGGTCGCTAAACAGCAACAG GCTGTCTTCAAACAATTTGCTGGTGGCATatatgggagttcggataatgtTGTCGCGGACGAAACAGAACTCCAACAGCATCAGAAACTCGAGAAGTTGTTCATATCAACTCGTGCCGGCAAG CATTACCAAAGGGATATTGTGCGTGGTGTGGAAAGTTATATTATAACTGGTTCAAAGCTAGTTGAAATAG GTACCAAGTTATCAGAAGATAGCAGGAAATATGGTGCTGAAAAAACTTGCACCACTGGTAACACATTATCCCGCGCTGCACTAAGTTTTGGAAGAGCTCGTGCCCAGATGGAAAAGGAGTGTGGAATTCTATTGAAAGCCCTTGGCACACAG GTTGCAGAGCCTTTAAGAGCGATGGTAGTGGGTGCACCCTTGGAGGATGCTCGACATCTTGCTCAACGATACAGTAGAATGCGACAAGAAGCTGAAGCTCAG GCTATCGATGTTTCCAGACGCCAAGTCAAAGTACGGGAATCCGCAGGTAATGTAGATATTATCATGAAACTAGAAGCTGCTGAAGCCAAACTTCAGGAGCTAAAGTCCAATGTTGCAATATTGGGAAAAGAAGCTGCTGCAGCAATGGCAGCTGTAGAAGGTCAACAACAGAGGTTGACTCTTCAGCGACTTATTGCCATG GTTGAAGCAGAGCGCAATTATCATCAGACTGTCCTCCAGATACTTGATCGGCTTGAAGGCGAG ATGTTGTCAGAACACCAGCGAATCGAAGCATCCCCTAGTCCAGCTGCAGAGAATACTATGCCTCCACCACCCTCATATGAAGAGGTCAACCATGACTTTTCTCCTGAAACCCATGATGATTTAACAGACATCAGGGACTATTTCTTAGGAGAG GCTATGTACACATTTCAAGGTGTAACTGATGTGGAGTTGAGTTTGTCTTTCGGGGATTATGTTGTTGTCCGAAAG GTTTCAAACAATGGTTGGGCTGAAGGTGAAAGTAAGGGAAAAGCAGGTTGGTTCCCGTTTAACTACATAGAAAGGCGGGAACGTGTTCATGCGAGCAAGGTGGCTGCAGTCTTTTAA
- the LOC133736547 gene encoding uncharacterized TPR repeat-containing protein At2g32450-like, whose protein sequence is MATRGSRSEKVKRIFYQFDANHDGGLNREEMAALVVAVNPRVKFSDEQINAILDEVFRTYGDFIDGDKGLTYEGLLRTYDDGAGDVDRDFDALGLELSLDEARGGGGASMASEASSSSIVDERIAESQKKQRTAAWAVSPNHGIVFDDTWKIVDDLEILVKRLKVKQAGNNNGKVKGENLDSYSEAGWSRELGPSSEISEKRVFWEESGHDYALFVKELGVLRSRADGARSREQAFDGHMAIGRVLYEHQLFKEALVSFKRACELQPVDVRPHFRAGNCLYVLARYKESKEEFLLALEAAEAGGNQWAYLLPQIYVNLGIALEGEGMVLSACEYYREAAILCPTHFRALKLLGSALFGVGEYRAAVKALEEAIFMKPDYADAHCDLASALHALGEDERAIEVFQKAIDLKPGHVDALYNLGGLYMDLGRFQRASEMYTRVLAVWPNHWRAQLNRAVSLLGARETEDAKKALKEALKMTNRVELHDAIAHLKQLQKKKVKPNGGANGEGSFVTVESTKFKAVGEKTTLRQDLAIALEIRAFQRITRLSRCDVDLLKREMSDGDVPVSYSGTGVPQRSIRKPNLEEILRRLLNFLKPETFQGAVKAINERILSVFDDTGAGRVDLGMFLAVLAPICSGPPEKRKRIAFDALLWRPVNEGGGSQIRKDDATKYIKLLRAIYVPSHGVSEMLELHGETDPSTMSYTEFLVMFNDPDWGFGIMSTLLKLETGDRNRHGNHVCSVCRYPIIGSRFKEIKSHFSLCNQCYSEGKVPPAYKQEEYKFREYGTEGEAMKDKCKCFTLQAHNDP, encoded by the coding sequence ATGGCGACGAGAGGGAGCAgatcagagaaggtgaagaggaTTTTCTACCAATTTGACGCCAACCATGACGGAGGGCTTAACCGGGAGGAAATGGCCGCGCTCGTGGTGGCCGTAAACCCTAGGGTCAAGTTCAGCGACGAGCAGATCAATGCCATTTTGGACGAGGTGTTTCGGACCTACGGCGACTTCATCGACGGCGACAAGGGGCTGACGTATGAGGGCCTGTTGCGGACGTATGACGACGGAGCCGGCGACGTGGACCGTGACTTCGACGCGCTTGGGTTGGAGCTGAGTCTGGATGAGgccagaggaggaggaggggcttCCATGGCCTCCGAGGCGTCGTCGTCGTCGATAGTGGACGAGCGCATCGCGGAGTCGCAGAAGAAGCAGCGGACGGCGGCCTGGGCGGTGTCGCCGAACCACGGGATCGTGTTCGACGACACGTGGAAGATTGTGGACGATTTGGAGATTCTGGTGAAGAGGTTGAAGGTGAAGCAGGCGGGGAATAATAATGGCAAGGTGAAGGGTGAGAATCTGGACTCGTATTCGGAGGCTGGGTGGTCTAGAGAATTGGGGCCTTCTTCGGAGATTTCGGAGAAGAGGGTGTTTTGGGAAGAGTCTGGGCATGACTATGCTCTGTTTGTCAAGGAATTGGGGGTGCTCAGGAGCCGTGCCGACGGAGCAAGGTCGAGGGAGCAAGCTTTCGATGGACACATGGCAATTGGGAGGGTTTTGTATGAGCACCAGCTGTTTAAGGAAGCTTTGGTTAGTTTCAAGCGAGCCTGCGAGTTGCAACCGGTGGATGTTAGGCCACATTTCAGGGCTGGGAATTGCTTGTATGTTCTTGCCAGGTACAAAGAGTCTAAAGAGGAGTTTCTGCTGGCTCTCGAGGCCGCCGAGGCCGGTGGGAATCAGTGGGCGTATTTGCTTCCACAGATTTATGTGAATCTTGGGATTGCTCTTGAAGGTGAAGGTATGGTTTTAAGTGCTTGTgagtattatagggaagctgctATACTTTGTCCAACTCATTTTAGAGCCTTGAAACTTTTGGGGAGTGCCTTGTTTGGGGTTGGGGAATATAGGGCCGCTGTTAAGGCCTTGGAAGAGGCCATTTTCATGAAACCAGACTATGCCGATGCACATTGTGATTTGGCTTCGGCTCTGCATGCTTTGGGTGAGGATGAGAGGGCAATCGAGGTTTTTCAGAAAGCCATTGATTTGAAACCCGGCCATGTTGATGCCTTGTACAATTTGGGTGGCCTTTATATGGACTTGGGAAGGTTCCAGAGAGCTTCTGAGATGTATACTAGGGTTTTAGCTGTGTGGCCAAACCATTGGCGCGCTCAGCTTAACAGGGCTGTGTCCTTGTTGGGAGCTAGGGAAACTGAGGATGCTAAGAAAGCTTTGAAGGAAGCATTGAAAATGACCAACAGGGTTGAATTGCATGATGCCATTGCACATTTGAAGCAGCTGCAGAAGAAGAAGGTCAAGCCAAATGGGGGTGCCAATGGGGAAGGTTCCTTTGTCACTGTGGAATCTACAAAATTTAAGGCCGTTGGGGAGAAAACAACATTGAGGCAAGACTTAGCCATTGCACTTGAGATTAGGGCTTTTCAGAGGATTACCAGGTTGAGTCGTTGTGATGTGGATCTCCTTAAAAGGGAGATGAGTGATGGTGATGTACCAGTGTCATATTCAGGTACTGGTGTCCCGCAGAGGTCCATACGCAAGCCTAACTTGGAAGAAATTCTCCGCAGGTTGCTTAATTTCCTAAAGCCTGAGACTTTTCAAGGAGCTGTGAAAGCCATAAACGAGAGAATACTCTCTGTTTTTGATGATACAGGTGCAGGTAGGGTGGACTTGGGCATGTTTTTAGCTGTTCTAGCCCCTATTTGCAGTGGCCCGCCAGAAAAGCGCAAGCGAATTGCTTTTGATGCGCTCTTGTGGCGCCCTGTGAATGAAGGTGGTGGTTCTCAGATAAGAAAAGATGACGCCACTAAATATATCAAACTGTTGAGAGCTATATATGTCCCTTCCCATGGGGTTAGTGAGATGCTGGAACTCCATGGAGAAACAGATCCTTCAACAATGTCTTACACAGAGTTTCTTGTCATGTTTAACGACCCTGATTGGGGTTTTGGTATCATGTCCACGCTGTTGAAGCTTGAAACTGGGGACAGGAATCGCCATGGTAATCATGTCTGTTCAGTTTGCCGCTATCCAATTATTGGGTCTCGCTTTAAGGAGATAAAATCTCATTTCAGTTTGTGCAATCAATGCTACAGCGAGGGAAAAGTTCCTCCTGCCTATAAGCAGGAAGAGTACAAGTTCAGAGAATATGGAACTGAGGGCGAAGCCATGAAAGACAAGTGCAAGTGCTTTACATTGCAAGCCCATAATGACCCGTAG
- the LOC133735854 gene encoding uncharacterized protein LOC133735854, with protein sequence MGRKKKFIDKKKSSTFQLVARDSSDPNYDDSPGGDRVFIQVSGRPNDDPDSIFADAPEDEEGDHYYDQAFGNSEAAAQPLPEKLRKEILDLGFPDDGYNYLNHLREIKNTGGGSAYYSNPKAKLEQLPHDVKAYDASRLRISENEAPDENAIYNVASKTVNVRVKKAVDPEVSALLDADSDASRFGSDDEDLEEDFVVKANLADGDEEEDDGPSFVEQSENNNARNEVGVVGRNCVERGKGDFVVDDPRARRDVDEEFDMVLSREYDNDDDDDDYEGVDHDDDYFYGDEVDESIEEKLKNVKLNDCVKDDFELNEYEVPGDDEEKQKTKQLGKIYEDEDQEDKVVIVEESSDESEKWDCETVITTYSNLENHPAKIGAPELSRKKKQLSETVFGGLDASNNLIKLGGRQRLPVDFLPRNRRPAATERATEKVEDIGSLKTEQQKRKQHGQEPKEEKKERKAAVKEERREARRAKKELKELYKGEAQHAQRVAAISGPSSKRLM encoded by the exons ATGGGGAGAAAGAAGAAGTTCATTGACAAGAAAAAGTCGTCTACTTTCCAATTAGTCGCCCGAGACTCCTCCGACCCCAACTACGACGACTCACCCGGTGGCGACCGTGTCTTCATCCAAGTCTCCGGCCGACCTAACGACGATCCCGATTCTATCTTCGCCGACGCGCCTGAGGACGAAGAAGGTGACCACTATTACGACCAGGCTTTCGGAAACTCTGAGGCGGCGGCTCAGCCCCTGCCTGAGAAACTGAGGAAGGAGATTCTGGACCTCGGGTTTCCCGACGACGgttacaactatttgaaccaTTTGAGGGAGATTAAGAACACCGGCGGTGGCTCCGCCTATTACTCCAACCCCAAGGCTAAGCTCGAGCAGCTTCCGCATGACGTCAAG GCATATGATGCTTCAAGATTGCGAATTTCGGAGAATGAGGCTCCGGATGAGAATGCTATTTACAATGTGGCGTCTAAGACAGTCAATGTGAGGGTTAAGAAAGCTGTTGATCCGGAAGTTTCTGCGTTGCTTGATGCTGATAGCGATGCTTCGCGGTTCGGTTCTGATGATGAGGATTTGGAAGAGGATTTTGTGGTTAAGGCTAACCTTGCTGATGGAGATGAAGAGGAGGATGATGGGCCAAGTTTTGTTGAGCAGTCGGAGAACAACAATGCAAGGAATGAAGTTGGTGTGGTTGGAAGAAATTGCGTGGAGAGAGGAAAGGGTGACTTTGTGGTAGATGATCCACGAGCTCGTCGGGATGTGGATGAAGAATTTGATATG GTTTTAAGTCGGGAATATGACAATGACGATGATGATGACGACTATGAAGGTGTTGATCATGACGATGATTATTTTTATGGAGATGAAGTGGATGAATCCATTGAGGAGAAGCTCAAGAACGTCAAACTTAATGACTGCGTGAAGGATGACTTTGAGCTTAATGAATATGAGGTTCCGGGAGATGATGAGGAGAAACAGAAAACGAAGCAGCTTGGGAAGATATATGAGGATGAAGATCAAGAGGACAAGGTGGTAATTGTAGAGGAATCTAGTGATGAATCAGAAAAATGGGACTGTGAGACTGTTATTACTACATATTCAAATCTTGAGAACCATCCTGCGAAAATCGGAGCTCCAGAGCTAAGTAGAAAGAAGAAGCAGCTTTCAGAAACCGTTTTTGGAGGCTTGGATGCCTCCAATAATTTGATAAAGCTTGGGGGAAGACAAAGGCTGCCTGTGGACTTCTTGCCTCGTAATAGAAGACCTGCTGCTACAGAGAGGGCGACAGAGAAGGTGGAAGATATAGGTAGCTTGAAAACTGAGCAGCAGAAAAGGAAGCAACATGGTCAGGAGCcaaaggaggagaagaaagagCGGAAG GCGGCTGTCAAGGAGGAAAGACGTGAGGCACGGCGCGCTAAAAAGGAATTGAAGGAACTTTACAAGGGTGAAGCGCAGCATGCTCAGAGAGTAGCTGCTATATCTGGTCCTTCTTCCAAACGTCTGATGTGA
- the LOC133735853 gene encoding uncharacterized protein LOC133735853 isoform X2 has translation MEAKGVLTQTQRYAAGALFALALHQTQIHQTRPLNALLPLEEETIGDGASVGRTISVSDDPGNWIHESSGLLYPVLRFLGVEDKSWKGLKETAGSSSQVRHHVGAFLTLLKEGADEVASAEKTEKEVALTKTVDTMVRSEESADAHAVDRSENYEYEAKCREKFSNTETEIASEVSDKAYEAPKRTVSVISTEIKDPNESKRLEVPVEEGRRLSYEKKITVLYAILSACVAHNSESGDKVRNGYDARHRVALRLLATWLGVEWLKVEVMETMVACSFMASLKEVVNKEKTEGVDGEKKQNDDTSVEKWKRGGLIGAAALTGGTLMAITGGLAAPAIAQGLSALAPVLGGIVPAIGATGFAAAATATGSVTGSLAVAASFGAAGAGLTGTKMARRIGNIEEFEFKAVEGTYNQGRLAVGIVVSGLVFEDEDFMRPWEGYNDHLERYALWWESKNLVALSTAIQDWLTSRIALELMKEGAMLTVLNTLVAAFAMPATLVTASDLIDSKWAIAVDRSDKAGKMLAEVLLKGLQGNRPVTLIGFSLGGRVIFKCLECLAESEGNNAGLVERVVLLGAPVSIEDENWEDARKMVAGRFVNAFSTNDWTLGVAFRASLLSQGLAGIQAVNVPGIENVDVTQFVEGHSSYLWKTKQILELLELESYYPVFRKENTEDNTPQEQNSSAGT, from the exons ATGGAGGCCAAGGGAGTACTCACACAGACTCAGAGATACGCCGCCGGAGCTCTGTTTGCGCTGGCGCTTCACCAGACTCAGATCCACCAGACTCGGCCGTTGAATGCTTTGCTCCCTCTTGAGGAGGAGACGATCGGGGATGGTGCCAGCGTTGGCAGGACCATTTCGGTTTCGGATGATCCCGGCAATTGGATCCACGAGAGTTCTGGTTTGCTTTATCCTGTTCTCAG GTTTCTAGGAGTGGAGGACAAATCGTGGAAGGGGCTGAAGGAAACTGCAGGATCTTCTTCACAAGTTAGGCATCATGTAGGAGCG TTCTTGACCTTACTAAAGGAGGGAGCTGATGAGGTGGCTTCTGCTGAGAAAACTGAGAAGGAAGTTGCTCTGACAAAAACTGTTGATACCATGGTTCGTAGTGAGGAAAGCGCCGATGCTCATGCAGTGGATAGGAGTGAGAATTATGAATATGAAGCTAAATGTCGTGAAAAATTTTCCAATACTGAAACGGAAATAGCGTCTGAGGTCTCTGACAAGGCTTATGAGGCCCCAAAGAGGACAGTTTCTGTGATATCCACTGAAATAAAAGATCCAAATGAATCTAAACGCCTTGAGGTGCCTGTTGAAGAGGGAAGGCGGCTCAGTTATGAGAAGAAAATAACAGTTCTTTATGCAATTCTGTCAGCCTGTGTGGCACACAATAGTGAAAGTGGCGATAAAGTAAGGAACGGTTATGATGCTCGACACCGCGTCGCATTGAGGTTGCTGGCAACTTGGCTTGGGGTTGAATGGCTGAAAGTG GAAGTTATGGAGACGATGGTTGCTTGTTCTTTCATGGCTTCGTTAAAAGAGGTTGTTAATAAAGAGAAGACAGAAGGTGTTGATggagagaaaaaacaaaatgatgatACCTCAGTGGAAAAATGGAAACGGGGAGGTCTAATTGGTGCAGCTGCTTTAACAGGAGGAACTTTGATGGCTATCACTGGTG GTCTAGCTGCTCCTGCAATTGCGCAGGGATTGAGTGCTCTAGCTCCTGTATTGGGTGGCATTGTTCCTGCAATAGGAGCAACTGGCTTCGCTGCTGCAGCAACTGCCACGGGGTCTGTTACTGGTTCTCTTGCTGTTGCTGCATCATTTGGAG CTGCTGGGGCTGGACTTACGGGAACTAAAATGGCTAGAAGAATCGGCAACATTGAAGAATTTGAGTTCAAAGCAGTTGAAGGAACTTATAACCAAGGA CGGCTAGCAGTGGGAATAGTGGTTTCAGGACTTGTTTTTGAGGATGAAGATTTTATGAGGCCTTGGGAAGGCTACAATGACCACTTGGAGAG GTATGCACTGTGGTGGGAGTCTAAGAATTTGGTTGCATTGAGCACTGCAATTCAAGACTGGCTTACTTCAA GAATTGCCCTCGAGTTGATGAAAGAAGGTGCCATGCTGACTGTATTAAACACACTAGTAGCAGCGTTCGCTATGCCAGCAACCTTGGTTACTGCATCTGATCTTATAGATAGCAAATGGGCGATTGCAGTTGACAG ATCAGATAAAGCTGGGAAGATGCTTGCTGAAGTATTGTTGAAGGGACTGCAAGGCAACAG GCCTGTGACGCTCATAGGATTCTCACTTGGGGGCAGAGTGATTTTTAAATGTCTAGAATGTTTAGCTGAATCAGAAGGGAACAATG CTGGTCTGGTAGAAAGGGTTGTCCTGCTTGGAGCACCAGTGTCAATTGAAGATGAAAATTGGGAAGATGCACGGAAG ATGGTGGCAGGGAGATTTGTGAATGCTTTTTCTACAAATGATTGGACACTAGGAGTTGCCTTTCGTGCAAG TTTGCTATCTCAAGGTTTGGCTGGAATTCAAGCTGTCAATGTTCCTGGCATCGAAAAT GTTGATGTAACGCAATTTGTAGAAGGCCACTCATCCTATCTTTGGAAGACGAAACAGATCTTGGAGCTGCTTGAACTTGAGTCTTACTACCCtgttttcagaaaagaaaatacaGAAGATAACACACCCCAGGAACAAAACAGCTCGGCTGGCACATAG